A single Plasmodium sp. gorilla clade G2 genome assembly, chromosome: 7 DNA region contains:
- a CDS encoding small exported membrane protein 1, producing MSQQQKQNEEVTPQEKKFNPLRNPGPAGPYRHHGPQGRTPYMQLHKNQNNNMVHKISNYLGIENKELVEFGLNLFTYIIAIFIALQIYDYVTHRKCGYYKDMLAKIVRFQASLQNTK from the exons ATGAGTCAACAACAAAAACAAAACGAAGAAGTTACTCCCCAAGAAAAGAAATTCAATCCTTTAAGAAACCCTGGCCCAGCTGGTCCCTATCGTCATCATGGACCCCAAGGAAGAACACCATATATGCAACTCcacaaaaatcaaaataataatatggtaCATAAAATAAGTAATTATTTAGGAATTGAAAATAAGGAATTAGTTGAATTTGGTTTAAATttattcacatatattatagcTATATTCATTGCCTTACAAATATATGATTAC gTAACACATAGAAAATGTGGATATTACAAAGACATGTTGGCTAAAATTGTTAGATTCCAAGCCAGTTTACAAaacacaaaataa
- a CDS encoding chitinase precursor fragment, truncated: MKFYISLFVIIFSFLSGFRTIGLKGMKQKTTTLEISTNNNNGLAKLNKSLSHVQPHRNSSQRFNCKCKYVYEDGTQEGNVVEG, translated from the coding sequence atgaaattttatatatcactctttgtaattatattttctttcctATCCGGCTTCCGCACCATAGGTCTTAAGGGCatgaaacaaaaaacaaCAACACTAGAAATAAGTACCAATAATAACAATGGATTAgctaaattaaataaatcttTATCACATGTTCAACCACACCGTAATTCTTCTCAACGATTTAATTGTAAATGCAAATATGTTTATGAAGATGGAACCCAGGAGGGCAACGTTGTAGAAGGATAA